In Electrophorus electricus isolate fEleEle1 chromosome 12, fEleEle1.pri, whole genome shotgun sequence, a single window of DNA contains:
- the hmmr gene encoding hyaluronan mediated motility receptor isoform X2 gives MIKMTSLELEKILSGCAPPPGTYEVKPGDVKGAVSFHKAERFKSKKSTLPPPPSPSKDTWMSPVRRTLSVDGLSVGSSSRKDKSCGSVGAMHQKLLEKEIRLLVQQRGEQDRRLLAMEEEVKRLGSKLLAAVREKTGLAASTATLERQLSELKKTNEFLKSKVSTDTTKKKIGSLSMELMEARNKLDAKDKELSFLQINLEGKVKVLETDLEASKANLGALQERNKDIENLRKETKAQNEELEEEVDKLHVVIQELREEIKALQNYLDAANEELQDLKGKLHDETATERRVSESQEKLCEVEQNLERCTAELHACRSSLTEKEEELQRRQEDLAECRGVLGEREEELEVCRREAEVSRAALAKLEEAERQGAQELQEARATARLQEQELARVREVLRRTEEELDQRVAHMGERCLALESEKSRTQEEGLRRVQELLDNISSLEESRMTEREAHKQLKERHATLAEQLEEEKSRIETLTRAMAGMRDHMEAERKQLEGELEEVLDEVSRLEEQERLHQEAIQHLREENTTLEEIVKSDRTELERRDAEMKSMEGAHAEATRKIQEEHGSSLGKIGELAIELESGRRALSELKEQTEAQRQQLQEEVGRLGRQLLEEREKLRLQQQTQDKEREEYARMLLEAQTKLAQSEEEARRTAEAHGLERSRLQGEVEQEREELQRGLEQLQQARQKRQSAEGGAREWLLQEVERERRGFSLRPAEAEQSASNADTKHWRRLYEELFAKVKPFQEQLDGFAAERDALLSEKGSTQAELSKLADAYANLLGHQNQRQKIKHMVKLKEDNLGLKQEVSKLRAQVGKQQRELEQLRSSHGPRKFDPSKAFKHELKENHQPDKHRLKEPPANRSSPIGRV, from the exons ATGATAAAGATGACTTCACTGGAACTGGAAAAAATCCTCTCAG GCTGTGCTCCTCCACCCGGTACCTACGAAGTGAAGCCGGGCGACGTAAAAGGGGCCGTTTCGTTTCACAAGGCAGAGCGCTTCAAGTCCAAGAAAT CTAcattaccaccaccaccttcaCCCTCAAAGGACACATGGATGTCTCCAGTGCGCAGGACTCTGTCGGTGGATGGCTTG TCCGTTGGTTCAAGCTCGAGGAAAGACAAAAGCTGTGGGAGTGTAGGGGCGATGCATCAGAAACTGCTGGAGAAAGAG ATCCGGTTGCTGGTTCAGCAAAGGGGGGAGCAGGACCGCAGGCTTCTAGCGATGGAGGAGGAGGTTAAGAGGCTCGGGTCCAAACTGCTGGCTGCTGTGCGGGAGAAGACTGGGCTCGCCGCCAGCACGGCGACTCTGGAAAGGCAGCTCTCCGAGCTGAAGAAAACCAACGAGTTCCTGAAGTCCAAG GTCTCCACGGACACCACAAAGAAGAAAATCGGCTCACTCTCGATGGAGCTGATGGAGGCGAGGAACAAACTAGACGCTAAAGACAAG GAACTGAGCTTCCTGCAGATCAATTTGGAAGGCAAAGTGAAGGTGCTGGAGACAGATCTCGAGGCCTCTAAGGCAAATCTTGGTGCCCTCCAGGAGAGGAACAAGGATATCG AGAACCTTCGGAAAGAGACCAAAGCTCAAAACGAAGAACTCGAGGAAGAAGTGGACAAGCTGCACG ttGTCATACAGGAGCTGAGGGAGGAGATCAAGGCTCTGCAGAACTACCTCGATGCTGCGAACGAGGAGCTCCAG GATCTGAAGGGGAAGCTGCATGACGAGACTGCAACGGAGCGCCGCGTCTCTGAGTCTCAAGAGAAACTCTG CGAGGTGGAGCAGAACCTGGAGCGGTGCACGGCAGAACTGCACGCCTGCCGAAGCTCCCTCACAGAAAAGGAGGAGGAACTGCAGCGACGGCAGGAGGATCTGGCCGAGTGCCGGGGCGTCCTCGGCGAGcgggaggaggagctggaggtgtgTCGGCGCGAGGCAGAGGTCTCCCGGGCGGCACTGGCCAAGCTGGAGGAGGCTGAGCGGCAGGGTGCCCAGGAGCTTCAGGAGGCCCGCGCCACCGCGCGGCTTCAGGAGCAGGAGCTGGCCCGTGTCAGGGAGGTGCTGAGGAGGAcggaggaggagctggaccaGCGCGTGGCTCACATGGGCGAACGCTGCCTGGCTTTGGAGAGTGAGAAAT CGAGGACACAGGAGGAAGGCCTGAGGAGAGTGCAGGAGCTACTGGATAATATCAGCTCTCTGGAGGAGAGCAGGATGACTGAGAGGGAGGCCCATAAACAGCTGAAGGAGAGGCATGCTACTCTTGCTgaacagctggaggaggagaag TCTCGCATCGAGACCCTGACCCGCGCGATGGCGGGCATGAGGGACCATATGGAGGCCGAGAGGAAGCAGCTGGAAggggagctggaggaggtgcTGGACGAGGTGTCTCGACTTGAGGAGCAGGAACGTCTCCACCAGGAGGCCATCCAGCACCTGAGAGAGGAGAACACCACACTGGAGGAGATTGTGAAGAGCGACCGCACAGAGCTGGAGAG GCGGGACGCAGAGATGAAGAGCATGGAAGGGGCGCACGCGGAGGCTACGAGGAAGATCCAGGAGGAGCACGGCAGCTCGCTGGGGAAGATCGGAGAACTGGCCATCGAGTTGGAGAG CGGCAGACGGGCTCTGAGCGAGTTGAAGGAGCAGACGGAGGCGCAgcggcagcagctgcaggaggaggtgggCCGCCTCGGTCggcagctgctggaggagcGGGAGAAACTCCGCCTCCAGCAGCAGACGCAGGACAAGGAGCGTGAAGAGTACGCCAG AATGTTGCTGGAAGCCCAAACCAAGCTGGCCCAGAGCGAGGAGGAGGCCCGGCGCACCGCAGAGGCTCACGGCCTCGAGCGGAGCCGCTTGCAGGGGGAGGTGGAGCAGGAGCGGGAGGAGTTGCAGCGGGGgctggagcagctgcagcaggcccGGCAGAAGAGGCAGTCGGCCGAGGGCGGGGCACGGGAGTGGCTTCTGCAGGAGGTGGAGCGGGAGCGGCGGGGCTTCAGCCTGCGTCCGGCGGAAGCGGAGCAGAG CGCGTCTAACGCCGACACCAAGCACTGGAGACGCTTGTATGAAGAGCTGTTCGCTAAAGTCAAACCCTTCCAG GAGCAGCTGGACGGCTTCGCAGCCGAGCGGGACGCCCTGCTGAGCGAGAAGGGCTCCACGCAGGCGGAGCTCAGCAAGCTGGCCGACGCCTACGCCAACCTTCTGGGCCACCAGAACCAGCGGCAGAAGATCAAGCACATGGTCAAGCTCAAGGAGGACAACCTGGGACTCAAGCAG gaggtgtCCAAGCTGAGGGCCCAGGTGGGGAAACAGCAGCGGGAGTTGGAGCAGCTCCGCTCCAGTCACGGGCCACGCAAGTTCGATCCCAGCAAGGCCTTCAAGCACGAGCTCAAGGAGAACCACCAGCCTGACAAACACAGGCTCAAAGAACCACCAGCCAATCGCAGTTCTCCGATAGGGCGAGTATAG
- the hmmr gene encoding hyaluronan mediated motility receptor isoform X1 translates to MSFPRAPLKRFNEHVGCAPPPGTYEVKPGDVKGAVSFHKAERFKSKKSTLPPPPSPSKDTWMSPVRRTLSVDGLSVGSSSRKDKSCGSVGAMHQKLLEKEIRLLVQQRGEQDRRLLAMEEEVKRLGSKLLAAVREKTGLAASTATLERQLSELKKTNEFLKSKVSTDTTKKKIGSLSMELMEARNKLDAKDKELSFLQINLEGKVKVLETDLEASKANLGALQERNKDIENLRKETKAQNEELEEEVDKLHVVIQELREEIKALQNYLDAANEELQDLKGKLHDETATERRVSESQEKLCEVEQNLERCTAELHACRSSLTEKEEELQRRQEDLAECRGVLGEREEELEVCRREAEVSRAALAKLEEAERQGAQELQEARATARLQEQELARVREVLRRTEEELDQRVAHMGERCLALESEKSRTQEEGLRRVQELLDNISSLEESRMTEREAHKQLKERHATLAEQLEEEKSRIETLTRAMAGMRDHMEAERKQLEGELEEVLDEVSRLEEQERLHQEAIQHLREENTTLEEIVKSDRTELERRDAEMKSMEGAHAEATRKIQEEHGSSLGKIGELAIELESGRRALSELKEQTEAQRQQLQEEVGRLGRQLLEEREKLRLQQQTQDKEREEYARMLLEAQTKLAQSEEEARRTAEAHGLERSRLQGEVEQEREELQRGLEQLQQARQKRQSAEGGAREWLLQEVERERRGFSLRPAEAEQSASNADTKHWRRLYEELFAKVKPFQEQLDGFAAERDALLSEKGSTQAELSKLADAYANLLGHQNQRQKIKHMVKLKEDNLGLKQEVSKLRAQVGKQQRELEQLRSSHGPRKFDPSKAFKHELKENHQPDKHRLKEPPANRSSPIGRV, encoded by the exons ATGTCGTTTCCAAGAGCTCCTCTGAAAAGATTCAATGAACATGTCG GCTGTGCTCCTCCACCCGGTACCTACGAAGTGAAGCCGGGCGACGTAAAAGGGGCCGTTTCGTTTCACAAGGCAGAGCGCTTCAAGTCCAAGAAAT CTAcattaccaccaccaccttcaCCCTCAAAGGACACATGGATGTCTCCAGTGCGCAGGACTCTGTCGGTGGATGGCTTG TCCGTTGGTTCAAGCTCGAGGAAAGACAAAAGCTGTGGGAGTGTAGGGGCGATGCATCAGAAACTGCTGGAGAAAGAG ATCCGGTTGCTGGTTCAGCAAAGGGGGGAGCAGGACCGCAGGCTTCTAGCGATGGAGGAGGAGGTTAAGAGGCTCGGGTCCAAACTGCTGGCTGCTGTGCGGGAGAAGACTGGGCTCGCCGCCAGCACGGCGACTCTGGAAAGGCAGCTCTCCGAGCTGAAGAAAACCAACGAGTTCCTGAAGTCCAAG GTCTCCACGGACACCACAAAGAAGAAAATCGGCTCACTCTCGATGGAGCTGATGGAGGCGAGGAACAAACTAGACGCTAAAGACAAG GAACTGAGCTTCCTGCAGATCAATTTGGAAGGCAAAGTGAAGGTGCTGGAGACAGATCTCGAGGCCTCTAAGGCAAATCTTGGTGCCCTCCAGGAGAGGAACAAGGATATCG AGAACCTTCGGAAAGAGACCAAAGCTCAAAACGAAGAACTCGAGGAAGAAGTGGACAAGCTGCACG ttGTCATACAGGAGCTGAGGGAGGAGATCAAGGCTCTGCAGAACTACCTCGATGCTGCGAACGAGGAGCTCCAG GATCTGAAGGGGAAGCTGCATGACGAGACTGCAACGGAGCGCCGCGTCTCTGAGTCTCAAGAGAAACTCTG CGAGGTGGAGCAGAACCTGGAGCGGTGCACGGCAGAACTGCACGCCTGCCGAAGCTCCCTCACAGAAAAGGAGGAGGAACTGCAGCGACGGCAGGAGGATCTGGCCGAGTGCCGGGGCGTCCTCGGCGAGcgggaggaggagctggaggtgtgTCGGCGCGAGGCAGAGGTCTCCCGGGCGGCACTGGCCAAGCTGGAGGAGGCTGAGCGGCAGGGTGCCCAGGAGCTTCAGGAGGCCCGCGCCACCGCGCGGCTTCAGGAGCAGGAGCTGGCCCGTGTCAGGGAGGTGCTGAGGAGGAcggaggaggagctggaccaGCGCGTGGCTCACATGGGCGAACGCTGCCTGGCTTTGGAGAGTGAGAAAT CGAGGACACAGGAGGAAGGCCTGAGGAGAGTGCAGGAGCTACTGGATAATATCAGCTCTCTGGAGGAGAGCAGGATGACTGAGAGGGAGGCCCATAAACAGCTGAAGGAGAGGCATGCTACTCTTGCTgaacagctggaggaggagaag TCTCGCATCGAGACCCTGACCCGCGCGATGGCGGGCATGAGGGACCATATGGAGGCCGAGAGGAAGCAGCTGGAAggggagctggaggaggtgcTGGACGAGGTGTCTCGACTTGAGGAGCAGGAACGTCTCCACCAGGAGGCCATCCAGCACCTGAGAGAGGAGAACACCACACTGGAGGAGATTGTGAAGAGCGACCGCACAGAGCTGGAGAG GCGGGACGCAGAGATGAAGAGCATGGAAGGGGCGCACGCGGAGGCTACGAGGAAGATCCAGGAGGAGCACGGCAGCTCGCTGGGGAAGATCGGAGAACTGGCCATCGAGTTGGAGAG CGGCAGACGGGCTCTGAGCGAGTTGAAGGAGCAGACGGAGGCGCAgcggcagcagctgcaggaggaggtgggCCGCCTCGGTCggcagctgctggaggagcGGGAGAAACTCCGCCTCCAGCAGCAGACGCAGGACAAGGAGCGTGAAGAGTACGCCAG AATGTTGCTGGAAGCCCAAACCAAGCTGGCCCAGAGCGAGGAGGAGGCCCGGCGCACCGCAGAGGCTCACGGCCTCGAGCGGAGCCGCTTGCAGGGGGAGGTGGAGCAGGAGCGGGAGGAGTTGCAGCGGGGgctggagcagctgcagcaggcccGGCAGAAGAGGCAGTCGGCCGAGGGCGGGGCACGGGAGTGGCTTCTGCAGGAGGTGGAGCGGGAGCGGCGGGGCTTCAGCCTGCGTCCGGCGGAAGCGGAGCAGAG CGCGTCTAACGCCGACACCAAGCACTGGAGACGCTTGTATGAAGAGCTGTTCGCTAAAGTCAAACCCTTCCAG GAGCAGCTGGACGGCTTCGCAGCCGAGCGGGACGCCCTGCTGAGCGAGAAGGGCTCCACGCAGGCGGAGCTCAGCAAGCTGGCCGACGCCTACGCCAACCTTCTGGGCCACCAGAACCAGCGGCAGAAGATCAAGCACATGGTCAAGCTCAAGGAGGACAACCTGGGACTCAAGCAG gaggtgtCCAAGCTGAGGGCCCAGGTGGGGAAACAGCAGCGGGAGTTGGAGCAGCTCCGCTCCAGTCACGGGCCACGCAAGTTCGATCCCAGCAAGGCCTTCAAGCACGAGCTCAAGGAGAACCACCAGCCTGACAAACACAGGCTCAAAGAACCACCAGCCAATCGCAGTTCTCCGATAGGGCGAGTATAG